The Coleofasciculus sp. FACHB-T130 genome contains the following window.
CCAATTCAGCCTTGGATTCGACCCGCTCGATTTGTGCCGGAAGGACAGCCTTTAAGCGAACTTTTGCCGATGATGCAGCGAAGTCACCTGGCAATGGCGATCGTTGTGGATGAATTTGGCGGCACCGCGGGGTTAGTAACAATTGAGGATTTGATTGCTGAAATTATCGGCTACGAGCCAAAAGCTGAGGATAAAGAAGAGTTAGCTGTGCAAATTTTGGATGAGCAAACTTTTCTGGTACAAGCACAGATGAATTTGGAAGAAGTCAACGAATTTCTCGATCTCAACTTGCCCTTGATTGATAAATACCAAACCTTGGGCGGCTTCGTGCTTTACCACTATCAGAGAATTCCTACCCAAGGTGAAACCTTGCGCTTTGACAACCTTGAGCTGACTATCGTTTCCGCCGAGGGTCCTCGCCTGCACCAAATTCGCATTCACCGACGAGAGGCGACAGTTGCTAGCAATGAAACTAACGGGTCTGATGTCTCAAATATGTCAGATTCAGATGGCTCAGATTCAAATGTCTCAGATGCCAAGGTTGCAGCGGATGACACCAAGAAATCAGAAATAACGAATCAGGAATCAGGATCCAGCAGAAATTTTGAATGATCGCGTTTAGATTTTCACTTGCCTCTCGTTTACGGCAGGAATATCCCCAACTTTAGTGACTCTTCGCTGCATAAGGAAGGGGATCTTGTAATCCTAGCTCAGCAAAAGCAGCTAGACGCAACTGGCAGGAATCACAGACGCCACAAGCCACTTCGCTCCCGGTATAGCAAGACCAAGTTTGCTCCCAAGGAACGCCTAGCCGATTCCCCATCTGAATGATTTCCGTTTTTTTCAGGTCTATCAGGGGCGTCATGATGCTAATTGGCTGTCCCTCTCGTCCCTGTTTTGTTCCCAGTCGAAAGACTTCCTGCATTGCCTGGATATAATCGGGACGACAATCGGGATAGCCGGAATAATCTAAAGCATTAACGCCAATATAAACCCGCTGGGCATTGATGGTTTCTGCATAAGCGAGGGCAAAGCTCAAAAAGATGGTATTTCGGGCGGGGACATAGGTCACGGGGATACTTTGATCCATTTCATCAAGCGATCGCCCTTCTGGTACGTTAATGGCACTGTCCGTGAGCGCAGAACCGCCCCAGCGACGCAAATCAAACGCCACTACCTGATGTTCTCGTATACCAGCGAGGCGAGCGATCGTTGTCGCAGACTCTAACTCTCGCTGGTGTCGCTGCTGGTAATCGAATGAGATGGCATAACACTCACAGCCATCAACCTTTGCTTGATACAGTACCGTCGAAGAATCTAGCCCCCCAGACAACAAAACAACCGCTTTCACGTCCCAGCCCCCTCATCCCCAGATTTTTACTTCTGCCAACTTTCAGATGTTTCCCACCATCACGTCTTGATAATTGACCGCTTACTGGCTACTAAATTCCTCAGCCCTCAGTCCTCAACTCTCAGTCCTCAGCCCTCAGTCCTCAGCCCTCAGTCCTCACCAAATGGACGGGAGAGAAAGTGACACATTTACCAGTTACTAATTTACAAACCTCAACAAAATGGAAGATAAGATAAATCTCACGAATTTGAGAAAGTTAGACACAGCTTTGAAATTCTTCACAAAAGAAGGCACTATGATACCATCTGGATCGTCTCAGGCGACTAAACGTTGCCAATTGATTTAATCCTAGTGGTGGAGGAGCATACAGGAGTGCAAGATAGCATGCCAGCAAGACAGCCAGACGCTCATCAGCAGCGTAACCAGCCGCAACCGATCCGCGTTGGCGTGATTGGGGTCGGTAATATGGGACAGCATCACACCCGCGTTCTGAGTCTGCTTAAAGATGTGGAACTGGTTGGTGTATCAGATATTAATGTTGAGCGGGGTTTGGATACTGCGAGTAAGTATCGCGCTCGCTTTTTTGAAAACTATCATGACTTAATCCCCTATGTAGACGCTGTCTGCATTGCCGTTCCGACAAGGCTGCATCATGAGGTTGGCATGACTTGCCTGCAAGCAGGGATTCATGTCTTGATTGAAAAGCCAATTGCCGCCAGTATTGCCGAGGCTGAATCCCTCGTCAATGCCGCAGCCGAATCGCACTCGATTCTCCAAGTAGGACATATTGAGCGGTTTAACCCGGCTTTTCAAGAACTCAGCAAAGTTCTGAAAACAGAAGAATTGCTTGCCCTAGAGGCTCATCGCATGAGTCCTTACTCGCAACGGGCTAACGATGTCTCTGTCGTCTTGGATCTGATGATCCATGATATTGACCTGTTGCTAGAACTATCCGCTGCGCCGGTAGTCAAATTGACCGCTAGTGGTAGTCGTGCCTCTGATTCCGGCTATTTAGATTACGTGACTGCTACCCTAGGCTTTGCCAACGGAATTGTCGCCACGCTAACAGCCAGTAAGGTGACACACCGCAAAATTCGTCGCATTGCTGCCCATTGTAAAAATTCTCTAACTGAGGCAGATTTTCTCAACAATGAAATTCTGATTCACCGGCAAACGACTGCAAATTATATGACAGATTATGGTCAGGTGCTTTACCGACAGGATGGGTTAATTGAGAAAGTCTACACCAGTAATATTGAGCCGCTTCACGCGGAGTTAGAGCATTTTGTTAACTGCGTGCGCGGTGGGAATCAACCTTCTGTAGGCGGCGAACAGGCGCTTAAAGCTTTGCGTCTGGCGAGTTTGATCGATCAGATGGCTCTCGATGGTCAGGTTTGGCAGCAACCAGACTGGGATTGTCGGTGTCTGAGTTCTCCGGCTGTAGCTGTTTCCTTCTAAAGAATTAAAAATTAAAAATTAAAAATTAAAAATGGAAGGTGTGTTGTAGAAGTAGCGATAATTAGTAGTAGAACCTTTGCTTCACAAAGGTTCTACTACTAATTAACACTATGTTTTACCACTACCAAAGTAAAAATTCCGCAATTTTTAATTTTTAATTTCGCATGTTTAATTGACTGAGCGATCGCCCAATTTCTTTATTAACCAGCTGATTCCCTTGAGGGCTGAGATGAATATGATCTCGGTAGAGGTTCTCTGGCTGCTCTTTTGAGTTGAAAATGGGTAGAAAATCTATGTAGGCAATGTGCTGGTTTTGGGTTAAGTCGATGAGGCGCACTCGCGCTTTTAGTTCATAATCCCGGGAACCCGGTTCGCCCAATTCCCTCTTTAGGGGCGTCATTGCGAGCAAGAAGCGGGCACCTTTTTGCTCTGCGATTGTCTGGATTTCTTGAATGGCGTTTAGATTAAACCCAACGCGATCGCCTGATTCCGCGTTCACTGCTTTCATCTCTGGTACTGGCGGTGCCTTTAACAAATAGCGGCTGAATGCCTCTACAAGCGCTAGGGGCGGTTTTTGGTCGGGGTAATTGCGATCGCGCCCTACGGGGATTGAAGTCGGCGCAGTCCCGAACAGATCGTCAGTATTAATCAGCAACACGACTACCTGAGCATCGAACGTACCAAACTGCTTTAAGTACGCTAATTCATTGCGCGGACACCAAGAGTTCGCTGAAGCGTTGAGAACTTCTATTTGCTTAAAAGTTTTACCCTCAATAGAGGATTGCAACTGTTGAGTCATCATGGCTGAAAGCGTCTCAGCCTGATCTGTCCACCAGCCACCATTCGCAATGGAATCTCCCAACAGCAGCACCCGCAGCGTAGATTCAGGGCGAGTTTCCGTGATTTTTGGGCTTCGCATTGAATACTGATTAATTTCTATCAGATTGCCAAACCTGCGAGTCCGCTGATTTGGCGCTAATAAATATCCAATCTGTTCATCGGCAATATAAATCAAGGGATTTCCAAAGCCAAATAGCAGCCGCAATCCCACCTCTACCGCCAGTACCAACCCTACAACAACTGCCAAAACAATCAGCACAATTTTCACGGATAATCCCCTATGTACATAGATCGTGACCCGATCTAGCTTAAATCTTGCAGCACTTCAGTTTTGCAGTCTTAAAAGTCGCTCCCATCTTAACCCAACCCATTTATGACCCATTCGGGTGATAGACGAGTCCTCCCTCAGCCGCTAACCTAGTCATGGGTTAAGATATGTTTACAAATTGTTGTCTAGCTCCGAATCAAGGAGGATCGCAGCCTTATGTCAGACTTGAACCGTGGAATTATGAAGTTCGAGGGAGCTGATAGCCCAAAAGCGATCGCTATCTCATCTGTGTTGGTTTTGGGTGGTATTGCTTTTCTTGTTTGGTGGGCACTTCACTCAGCCTACGCTATGTAACTCGCTACTAAACCGAGGCCACTACCGATGCTGATGAAGCCATAAGTTCAATCGATAGGTTATCTCAAAGCTCCTGTAAAACTTCCTTGTTCGGGAGTCACTTTGTTATTCAACCCAAAATGTCTTTCGCGTATCTTTTGCCTCAGGCTGCATAGGACTACACCAACCTTTTGCTTGACTAAAGACAAGTGAAATGTTTTCAAACCCACGGAGATGGGTTTGGTACGTGTAGCCGCGATATGGAGTTGCTGAATGCAAGATACAAGTTTTTCTAGAGTCGCTTTTTGAGCCTGACTCTGGAATTTTTTATTGGCTATTTTTCATCAAGAAAGAATTATGGCAAGCATTCGGGATATCCTCGGTTATTACCGAAAATATCGAATCGTCGCGCTTTTAAGTATTGCGGCATCTAGTCTCTTTGAAATCATCGATCTGGTAGTTCCTTACACAATTGGGCAGATTCTCAACGTACTGTCCGGTCAACCGCTGGATCGGGGATTGCAAAATGCGATCGCTCTCATCGCTGAAGTTAGCAACTTACCGGCAAATCGATTCCTTTCCCTCTCAGTGCTAATGGGATTAATCTTGTTAGTCACCGTCGTTAGAGCGCCCATTCAGCCTTGGCTCGGCATCTGGTTTCACTGGGATACAGCCTTGCGATCGCGTCGAGACCACAGCATAAAAGTCCTCGAAAAAATCGTCACTCTACCGCTAGAATTTTACGAAGAAAACAACCCCGGACGAATCGCCGGACGAGTTGCTAGAGGACTCGCTAATCACACCTGGACTTATCCTGAAGTCGCCGGACAGTTGATTCCCAAACTCGTTCGGGTGCTGGGTATCTTTGCGATGATCTGGCTAATTGAGTGGCGAATTGCCGTAATTTTCCTAATTTCCTTCATCTTCATCCTCAGCTTCACCCTCAAAGACCTCAAGCAACTGAGCGATCGCGAACAGAAACTGGATCGATATCAGGAAAATACCGAAAGTCGTACTTCGGAAATTATTACCAACATTAAAACCGTCAAAGCCTTTGCCACCGAACAGAGAGAACTGGAGCGTCAACGACAGCGCCTAGAGCGGGAGTTCAAAGTTGTTGACTACCGCATTCATAGAGGTTACGTCATCCTAGCTACTTCCCAAAGGACGATCATCCAGTTTTGTGTCTTTCTAGTACTTGGTTTGACCCTCAACGCCACCTTACAGGGAAAGATTTCACTAGGACACTTCGTTACTACGTTGACCATCTCCAGCATGGCCTACTCGGAGCTAGAACCTATTAGCAACCTCGCTGAGATATTTGCTCGTCGCTATGCCTCCATGCTCCGGTTCCACGAGTTCATGCACCTACCTGTAGGCGTAGATGCGGTCATTCTGTCTCAAACCAGAACGCAGACGGCAGAAGGAGGAACTCAGGATTCTCGGGGTTCTGAATTGTCCTATCAATTTACCGGCAAAGTCGAATTTTCCCATCTGAGCTTTGGCTATGACAGCGATCGCCCAGTTTTAGAAAACATTAACCTACTCATCGAACCTTATCAAACTGTAGCGCTGGTGGGGCGTTCGGGGTCGGGTAAGTCTACCTTAGTCAAGCTTCTGTTCCGGTATTTTGAACCCCATCAAGGTCAGATTTTAATGGATGGTCAAGACATTCGCACTTTGGATGTCACTGGCTATCGGCGGCGTCTGGCAATTGTTCACCAGGAAGTAGATATTTTCAACGGGACGTTGCTTGAAAACCTTACCTATGGCAACCCCAAAGCTACGGTTGAACAGGTTCAGGAAGCTTGCCGCATTGCCAGAGTAGACGAAGTCATTGAGCATCTGCCGCAAGGGTACTACACCGTTGTTGGAGAGCGGGGAATGCGCCTGTCTGGGGGACAACGACAGCGCTTGGGAATTGCTAGGGCACTCTTGGTCGATCCAGATATCCTCATCTTTGATGAAGCAACTTCTAGCCTCGACTACGAATCTGAGCGCTCAATTCAGTTAGCAATGCGTAGCATCCTTGGCACCCGCACCACCATTATCATTGCTCACAGACTTAGTACCATCCGGGAAGCAGACAAAATTGTAGTTCTCGATCAAGGTCAAATTGTAGAAGTCGGCAGCCATGCTGAACTACTGCACCGCAAAGGAATTTACCGACGTTTGCACTCCCTACAAGAAACAGGTGAGCTACTCTAAAGTTAAAAGGAAAAAGGCAAAAGTGAAAAATCTTTCTTTTTCCTTTTGCTTTTTAACTTTTGCCTTTTACAGCTTCCCGTGATTGTTTTACCCGTTCAGTCATATATTCTAGTTACTTCCGATCTGGGTCCCCTTTTAGGAAGTGTTTGGCTCGATATCGCGGTGCTGGGATTGATGCTTTTGCTTTCTGCTTTTTTCTCCGGCTCGGAAACGGCGATTACAGCCCTCGACAACCTTAAACTCAGGGCGCTGATTCAAGAGCAAGGAGACCCGCGCCGGATGTTTGCGCTGGTCTTAGAAAATCGGGGTCGGTTTATCACTACCCTTCTAGTCGGTAACAATCTAGTTAATAATTTTTCAGCAATTCTGACCAGTAACTTATTTGCCCTCTGGTTAGGGAATGCAGGATTGGGAATTGCTACTGCTGTTGTTACTTTTCTAGTGCTGATTTTTGGAGAAGTTACCCCTAAATCTCTGGCAATCAACAATGTCATGCCAGTTTTTAAGTTTGCCGTTCGCCCGATTTACTTGCTATCTATCGTTCTCGGCCCGCTCATTTATTTATTTGAGCAAATTACTCAGCGGGTAATTCGCCTGTTTCAGGGGGGTGTTGTTCAAGAGGGAGAGTCTTTAAGAGACCTCCATCTGATGATTGAAATTTTGGGAGGCAAGGGGCATCTGGATTTACACAAACACCAGCTGCTGAACAAAGCCTTGATGCTAGACAGTCTCAGCACCCGCGATCTGGTTAAGCCACGGATTGACATGAGGACAATCTCTCATGAAGCGACGTTGCAGGAGTTTGTGAATCTGTGTCTGGAGACAGGATATTCCCGTATTCCCGTGCAGGAGGAGTCTAAGGATCAAATTGTCGGCGTTGTTCACCTGAAGCGAGCGCTCCAGCAGCTGAGGTTTTTGAAAAAAGAAGGGATTGATAATGGCTTGGTGACAGAGGCGATGGACCCGCCAGTATACGTGCCGGACACTAAACGAGCCGCCAATCTACTGAAGGATATGTTGCAACAACGCCTCCACATTGCCATCGTCGTCGATGAGTATGGGGGCACGGTGGGGTTGATCACGCTGGAAGACATTCTGGAGGAGCTGGTTGGCGAAATTTACGATGAAAGTGACTTTCCCAGTCGAGCGATCGCTACGAGAAATGCCACGCGCTCTGGTGGCTGATTCAGAAGACAGGGATCAATGTAGGAGTAAGCGATGTAGATTCCCGCTCTCATCCTGCTACTTGCACTG
Protein-coding sequences here:
- the queC gene encoding 7-cyano-7-deazaguanine synthase QueC; this encodes MKAVVLLSGGLDSSTVLYQAKVDGCECYAISFDYQQRHQRELESATTIARLAGIREHQVVAFDLRRWGGSALTDSAINVPEGRSLDEMDQSIPVTYVPARNTIFLSFALAYAETINAQRVYIGVNALDYSGYPDCRPDYIQAMQEVFRLGTKQGREGQPISIMTPLIDLKKTEIIQMGNRLGVPWEQTWSCYTGSEVACGVCDSCQLRLAAFAELGLQDPLPYAAKSH
- a CDS encoding Gfo/Idh/MocA family oxidoreductase, yielding MPARQPDAHQQRNQPQPIRVGVIGVGNMGQHHTRVLSLLKDVELVGVSDINVERGLDTASKYRARFFENYHDLIPYVDAVCIAVPTRLHHEVGMTCLQAGIHVLIEKPIAASIAEAESLVNAAAESHSILQVGHIERFNPAFQELSKVLKTEELLALEAHRMSPYSQRANDVSVVLDLMIHDIDLLLELSAAPVVKLTASGSRASDSGYLDYVTATLGFANGIVATLTASKVTHRKIRRIAAHCKNSLTEADFLNNEILIHRQTTANYMTDYGQVLYRQDGLIEKVYTSNIEPLHAELEHFVNCVRGGNQPSVGGEQALKALRLASLIDQMALDGQVWQQPDWDCRCLSSPAVAVSF
- a CDS encoding GDSL-type esterase/lipase family protein, giving the protein MKIVLIVLAVVVGLVLAVEVGLRLLFGFGNPLIYIADEQIGYLLAPNQRTRRFGNLIEINQYSMRSPKITETRPESTLRVLLLGDSIANGGWWTDQAETLSAMMTQQLQSSIEGKTFKQIEVLNASANSWCPRNELAYLKQFGTFDAQVVVLLINTDDLFGTAPTSIPVGRDRNYPDQKPPLALVEAFSRYLLKAPPVPEMKAVNAESGDRVGFNLNAIQEIQTIAEQKGARFLLAMTPLKRELGEPGSRDYELKARVRLIDLTQNQHIAYIDFLPIFNSKEQPENLYRDHIHLSPQGNQLVNKEIGRSLSQLNMRN
- a CDS encoding ABC transporter ATP-binding protein → MASIRDILGYYRKYRIVALLSIAASSLFEIIDLVVPYTIGQILNVLSGQPLDRGLQNAIALIAEVSNLPANRFLSLSVLMGLILLVTVVRAPIQPWLGIWFHWDTALRSRRDHSIKVLEKIVTLPLEFYEENNPGRIAGRVARGLANHTWTYPEVAGQLIPKLVRVLGIFAMIWLIEWRIAVIFLISFIFILSFTLKDLKQLSDREQKLDRYQENTESRTSEIITNIKTVKAFATEQRELERQRQRLEREFKVVDYRIHRGYVILATSQRTIIQFCVFLVLGLTLNATLQGKISLGHFVTTLTISSMAYSELEPISNLAEIFARRYASMLRFHEFMHLPVGVDAVILSQTRTQTAEGGTQDSRGSELSYQFTGKVEFSHLSFGYDSDRPVLENINLLIEPYQTVALVGRSGSGKSTLVKLLFRYFEPHQGQILMDGQDIRTLDVTGYRRRLAIVHQEVDIFNGTLLENLTYGNPKATVEQVQEACRIARVDEVIEHLPQGYYTVVGERGMRLSGGQRQRLGIARALLVDPDILIFDEATSSLDYESERSIQLAMRSILGTRTTIIIAHRLSTIREADKIVVLDQGQIVEVGSHAELLHRKGIYRRLHSLQETGELL
- a CDS encoding CNNM domain-containing protein translates to MIVLPVQSYILVTSDLGPLLGSVWLDIAVLGLMLLLSAFFSGSETAITALDNLKLRALIQEQGDPRRMFALVLENRGRFITTLLVGNNLVNNFSAILTSNLFALWLGNAGLGIATAVVTFLVLIFGEVTPKSLAINNVMPVFKFAVRPIYLLSIVLGPLIYLFEQITQRVIRLFQGGVVQEGESLRDLHLMIEILGGKGHLDLHKHQLLNKALMLDSLSTRDLVKPRIDMRTISHEATLQEFVNLCLETGYSRIPVQEESKDQIVGVVHLKRALQQLRFLKKEGIDNGLVTEAMDPPVYVPDTKRAANLLKDMLQQRLHIAIVVDEYGGTVGLITLEDILEELVGEIYDESDFPSRAIATRNATRSGG